Proteins from a genomic interval of Symmachiella macrocystis:
- a CDS encoding HAD family hydrolase → MFLPGTRIEIVNPDLPRGQFSAVLFDFDGTLSLVREGWPEVMIPMMVDILAETPQAEPREALSEHVEEFVMRLNGKQTIYQMIHLAEEVGKRGGTAKEPLEYKQQYHDLLWERVSGRVSGLKDGSVEAEILTVPGSRELLEQLQAAGCDLYLASGTDHQFVADELAALKLDAYFGPHVYGAQDEYKSFSKKMIIEKLMAENSLGDGGLLGFGDGYVEIEEIKRVGGIAVGVASDEKHREGINEWKRNRLMRAGADIIIPDYRERDALLAYLTNGADV, encoded by the coding sequence ATGTTCCTACCTGGAACCCGTATTGAAATTGTGAATCCTGATCTGCCGCGTGGGCAGTTTTCAGCTGTGTTGTTTGATTTTGACGGGACGTTGTCGCTGGTCCGCGAAGGTTGGCCGGAAGTCATGATCCCGATGATGGTCGACATCCTCGCGGAAACTCCGCAGGCGGAACCGCGCGAAGCATTGTCCGAGCACGTCGAAGAGTTCGTTATGCGGCTCAACGGCAAGCAGACCATCTACCAGATGATTCATCTGGCCGAAGAGGTCGGCAAGCGGGGTGGCACGGCCAAGGAACCGCTCGAATACAAACAGCAATACCACGACCTGTTGTGGGAACGGGTTTCGGGACGAGTTTCAGGCCTCAAAGACGGCAGCGTCGAAGCGGAGATCCTGACCGTGCCGGGATCGCGTGAACTGCTGGAGCAACTGCAAGCGGCCGGCTGCGATCTGTATTTAGCCAGTGGAACCGATCACCAATTCGTCGCTGACGAGTTGGCCGCATTGAAACTGGATGCGTATTTCGGCCCGCACGTGTATGGCGCCCAGGATGAGTACAAAAGCTTTTCCAAGAAAATGATCATCGAAAAACTGATGGCGGAGAATAGCCTCGGAGACGGCGGGCTGTTGGGATTCGGTGATGGCTACGTGGAAATCGAAGAGATCAAACGCGTGGGAGGCATCGCTGTGGGTGTTGCCAGCGATGAAAAACATCGCGAGGGAATCAACGAGTGGAAACGGAATCGCCTGATGCGCGCCGGCGCGGATATTATTATCCCCGACTACCGCGAACGAGATGCGTTGTTAGCGTATTTGACGAACGGCGCGGATGTTTGA
- a CDS encoding undecaprenyl-diphosphate phosphatase, with translation MFSPEFWQAVLLGVVQGIAEFLPISSSGHLVVFGPPVGRWLGTTAHSDENLVLNVVLHLGTLLSILVVYRRAIWDLLKDFRLCLYIVLATIPLGIAGLTLKPLLDRAFETPMVVAIGWIATAGMLLVGQKSANRPEAKPLAEMTAWQAIMIGLFQAVALVPGISRSGSTISGGMLCGLRRNDAATFSFFIAIPAISAAALKVLMDALSLESADQSAISMLVTQWPALLAGALTSFVVGVVALKLLLKAVATMRLHWFAYYCLAMATGTLIWQLGPWSTAG, from the coding sequence ATGTTCAGTCCGGAATTTTGGCAAGCGGTCCTTTTGGGCGTCGTGCAAGGGATTGCCGAGTTTCTGCCGATTAGCTCGTCCGGGCATTTGGTGGTCTTTGGCCCGCCCGTCGGCCGCTGGCTGGGAACGACCGCTCACAGCGACGAGAATCTGGTGCTCAATGTGGTGCTGCACCTTGGCACCCTGCTCTCCATTCTAGTGGTCTATCGCCGCGCAATCTGGGACCTGCTCAAGGACTTTCGCCTGTGCCTGTACATCGTGCTGGCGACGATTCCGTTGGGGATTGCCGGACTAACGCTCAAGCCGCTCTTGGACCGCGCTTTTGAGACGCCGATGGTAGTGGCAATCGGATGGATCGCCACAGCGGGGATGTTGCTGGTCGGTCAAAAATCGGCCAACCGACCCGAAGCGAAACCGCTGGCAGAAATGACCGCCTGGCAGGCGATCATGATCGGCCTGTTTCAAGCCGTGGCGTTGGTGCCGGGCATCTCGCGGTCAGGCAGTACGATCTCCGGGGGCATGCTCTGCGGGCTGCGGCGGAATGACGCAGCCACGTTTTCATTTTTTATCGCCATCCCCGCCATCTCAGCAGCGGCGCTGAAAGTACTGATGGATGCGCTCTCGCTCGAGTCGGCAGACCAATCCGCCATTTCCATGTTGGTCACGCAATGGCCGGCACTGCTGGCCGGCGCGCTGACGTCATTCGTCGTCGGCGTGGTAGCGCTCAAGCTGCTCCTCAAAGCAGTGGCAACAATGCGGCTGCATTGGTTCGCCTACTATTGCTTGGCGATGGCCACCGGAACGCTGATCTGGCAACTCGGACCGTGGTCGACCGCGGGCTGA
- a CDS encoding DUF1501 domain-containing protein, which yields MPNLLRRTASGANVGGAAASAISPRSVILIWQHGGPSQLDTFDMKPDAPAEVRGPYSSIQSNLPGLDVGELLPYHAKVMDKCTVIRSFSHGNGDHWAAAHWMLTGRLGATGSDRPARQPSMGAVASHLLGPRKKDTLATVNMNDGGFGYHGAAWMGVAHNPFRYGEYSYGNEAGRLPTGDHKSFQLVDGLSRDRLMNRVALQEQFDGLRRRVDSNSDFQNLDQIDQKALDIVLSGRTRQAFELDQEDPRTRERYGPGWGEQALLARRLIETGVRFVSLNTGYWDDHSNINNALNSKMPRHDRAVGVLIEDLAQRGMLDDTLVVTAGEFGRTPKINANAGRDHWPQAQSILFAGGGYRHGQVIGSTNANAEHPTSRKIGVNDFCAIIYHALGLQPDNTITDPTGRPVHLLEGGNVPREML from the coding sequence TTGCCGAATTTGTTGCGACGAACGGCCAGCGGAGCCAACGTTGGTGGAGCCGCGGCAAGCGCAATCTCACCCCGTTCGGTGATTCTCATTTGGCAACATGGCGGACCTTCGCAACTCGATACCTTCGACATGAAACCCGACGCCCCAGCCGAAGTGCGTGGGCCTTATTCGTCGATTCAGTCCAATCTACCCGGTTTAGATGTCGGCGAATTGTTGCCCTATCACGCGAAGGTGATGGACAAGTGCACGGTCATCCGCAGTTTTTCACACGGTAACGGCGATCACTGGGCCGCAGCGCACTGGATGTTGACAGGACGTCTGGGGGCGACAGGTTCGGATCGACCGGCAAGGCAACCTTCGATGGGGGCGGTCGCGTCTCACCTGCTGGGACCGCGAAAAAAAGACACGCTGGCGACGGTGAACATGAACGACGGCGGCTTTGGCTACCACGGTGCCGCTTGGATGGGAGTCGCGCACAATCCGTTCCGTTACGGGGAATACAGCTACGGGAACGAAGCGGGCCGCTTGCCGACCGGCGATCACAAAAGTTTTCAACTTGTTGACGGTTTGAGTCGCGACCGTTTGATGAATCGCGTCGCCTTGCAGGAGCAATTTGACGGCTTGCGCCGCCGGGTCGATTCCAACTCCGATTTTCAAAACCTGGATCAGATCGATCAAAAGGCGTTGGACATCGTGCTTTCCGGTCGCACGCGACAGGCGTTTGAATTGGACCAAGAAGATCCACGGACCCGAGAGCGTTACGGACCGGGCTGGGGAGAACAGGCGTTATTGGCACGGCGGCTGATCGAAACCGGGGTGCGGTTTGTCTCGCTGAATACCGGATACTGGGACGATCACAGCAACATTAATAATGCCTTGAACAGCAAGATGCCGCGACACGACCGAGCGGTGGGGGTTCTGATCGAGGATCTGGCGCAGCGCGGCATGTTGGACGATACGTTGGTGGTCACAGCTGGAGAATTCGGCCGGACCCCCAAGATCAACGCCAACGCCGGTCGCGATCACTGGCCACAGGCACAAAGCATTCTGTTTGCCGGTGGGGGATATCGCCACGGTCAGGTCATTGGCAGTACCAACGCAAATGCCGAGCATCCCACCTCGCGTAAAATCGGCGTCAATGATTTTTGTGCCATCATCTATCACGCGTTGGGCTTACAGCCGGACAACACGATCACCGATCCCACTGGGCGCCCCGTGCATCTGCTGGAAGGGGGCAACGTCCCTCGCGAAATGCTTTAG
- a CDS encoding response regulator, producing the protein MSDSKKRVLVVDDDNEILDSLEMALGSRGYDVVLAHDGNEGLARVERDSPDLVILDIVMPRRNGFNVLKCLNLMSTLNPRVIMVSGNEDPRHRAFAESSGVDAFVSKPFDVDYVLDLVDQLLTFK; encoded by the coding sequence ATGAGTGACAGTAAAAAACGCGTCCTTGTCGTTGACGACGACAACGAAATCCTCGACTCCTTAGAGATGGCGCTGGGGTCGCGCGGTTACGACGTCGTGCTCGCACACGACGGCAACGAAGGTCTCGCCCGCGTCGAACGGGATTCCCCGGATTTGGTGATCCTCGATATCGTGATGCCGCGGCGCAACGGTTTTAACGTGCTGAAGTGCCTCAACCTCATGTCGACGCTCAACCCGCGGGTGATCATGGTCTCCGGGAATGAGGACCCGCGGCATCGAGCCTTCGCCGAATCTAGCGGCGTCGATGCCTTTGTCAGCAAACCGTTCGATGTCGACTACGTGCTCGATTTAGTCGATCAACTGCTCACGTTCAAATAG
- a CDS encoding right-handed parallel beta-helix repeat-containing protein, which produces MPYAYNFGAAADGVTDDTDALKHAIEEGRGVLKLSKGTYRITKPLVFDLTKQGYTAILGDGGTARIVMAGPGPAIQVLGDHRGTAQPDTVQPHTWENERFPIVSGIEILGEHPEAIGIQLRKTMQMTVSKVLVRNCKYGVHLVERNRNFLLCDSHIYDNAEYGLFLDRCNLHQINVTGNHISYNKRAGIKSLDGDVHNLQITGNDIEYNNHPGVDESPNGEPTGAEIWFEAPDGVISEVTIASNTIQATVQPGGANIRIHGSGQHAPYGARLLTIIGNILGSQTRGIELISAQRVAITGNTIYGAPDLSLFAKHCSGLSMSGNTVAWQGLPNDPPRDGIRVEECDNGVLSGLVTHGLSSGSPEAGAAVTLVDCRDFAVSDCNIVDPRHRGIELENCTRCRVTGNHVIDRREQPSMQQAIRIRGGKNNLVRNNTVGGAVGDNILAAPENAVSDGNLDWD; this is translated from the coding sequence ATGCCTTACGCCTACAATTTCGGCGCCGCTGCCGACGGAGTGACTGACGATACCGATGCCCTGAAGCACGCCATCGAAGAAGGGAGGGGCGTGCTCAAGCTGAGCAAGGGAACCTATCGCATCACAAAGCCTCTAGTGTTTGACCTCACGAAACAAGGGTATACCGCAATTCTCGGTGATGGCGGGACCGCGCGGATCGTCATGGCGGGACCAGGGCCGGCCATTCAAGTCTTAGGGGATCATCGCGGGACCGCACAGCCGGATACCGTCCAACCGCACACTTGGGAAAATGAGCGGTTTCCGATTGTGAGCGGAATCGAAATTCTCGGCGAACATCCCGAGGCGATTGGTATCCAGTTGCGCAAAACGATGCAAATGACCGTTTCGAAGGTGCTCGTGCGGAATTGCAAATACGGGGTGCATTTGGTCGAACGGAATCGCAACTTTTTGCTGTGCGATTCACATATTTATGACAATGCCGAATACGGGCTGTTTCTCGATCGTTGCAATCTGCATCAGATCAACGTCACGGGAAATCACATCAGCTACAACAAACGTGCCGGGATCAAGTCGCTTGATGGCGACGTGCACAATCTACAAATCACCGGCAACGATATCGAATACAACAATCATCCCGGCGTCGACGAGTCGCCGAACGGCGAACCGACCGGTGCGGAGATTTGGTTCGAAGCGCCCGACGGCGTGATTAGCGAAGTCACAATTGCCAGCAATACGATTCAAGCGACCGTGCAACCGGGCGGCGCGAACATTCGCATTCATGGTTCCGGTCAGCATGCTCCGTATGGTGCGCGGCTGTTGACGATCATCGGCAATATCCTGGGCAGCCAGACGCGCGGCATCGAACTGATCTCGGCGCAACGTGTCGCCATCACAGGCAACACGATTTATGGGGCGCCCGATTTGTCGCTGTTTGCGAAACATTGTTCGGGCCTGTCGATGTCGGGCAATACAGTTGCTTGGCAAGGTTTGCCCAATGACCCGCCCCGCGATGGCATTCGTGTGGAAGAGTGCGACAACGGCGTGCTGTCGGGGTTGGTGACACACGGTTTGAGCAGTGGATCTCCAGAGGCAGGCGCTGCGGTGACGCTCGTCGATTGCCGTGACTTTGCGGTGAGCGACTGCAACATCGTCGATCCGCGGCATCGGGGCATTGAGTTGGAAAACTGCACCCGTTGCCGCGTGACGGGCAATCACGTTATTGATCGCCGTGAACAACCGAGCATGCAACAAGCCATCCGCATTCGTGGTGGCAAAAACAATCTCGTACGGAACAATACCGTAGGGGGCGCCGTTGGCGACAATATTTTGGCTGCCCCTGAAAACGCCGTGTCGGACGGCAACCTTGACTGGGACTGA
- a CDS encoding MFS transporter, which yields MLCALGLALFWGFTSQSLSAQPPTDGNKTAPTATQPQTRSSSTAPNESSRTIIYWIDETGKRIPVLRGEPGETLEQALDRLKTDETASKPPAPQTATITRIDLSGKVIGERAELTADFTVEVLSEDAFVPIPLRIPEATITGDAKHTGPGKSIPGGIDGKDGYTWWLRGIGEHHLQLNLSVPIEARSPKLRLKITLPPTAVSKFTLQVPQPQVSATAQNKDSRSQPVISKIDGSQIVVLGLGTAFELSWQSTSVAEPGNSVLEVENTISVDVDNEAVFVKAQQRLNAIVGTATFNVVRVDLPKNAKLQSLHGLDVVGHAADPAAPQTIIIQLAKPTLGPVVLNWLVELDHPQGVTSLLVEGFNVHEAVRQSGLIGMRSDADHRLDIDADASKFVRRVDVASVKNYFDFEAAPDSAFRFSKQPFRLVTKIRKVEPQLTVTPQVLLSCSGSAIDFEGTFQFRVTGGEIETVDINWPDWQRNGWTLQPFEPQGEIVERSEEGNRITFRLKKRTGSAFTVQLKAQRAISDEKEPLDFDLPAAEASRHQTAVVIVAMNDNVQMQFEPEGGETVARLLLEPLPVALRLPETVRDRRHIIYELESISRRFTGRLSTHKKLVQTSTIVKLIPTAPQMTVRQTISYTVAWGRQATVSLLVPNSLKGRVRFTSDSDDELLPTPSQASSLPDYHQINLPLKAPGTRRFHVIAEFNIDDVAVGEPSGEATVTLPFIKSLDGAFASTTIETEQSAKVQVQFEQEGWRQQTDAAGNSTWRTNRDVISIPVTIRRIGGPLDQPGIVITKALARTEIDATGTAETQLVYELQQTPDRIEITLPTGQTLVEVLWNGNKLQRESVESSSEALDRYGYKIQPTTDRDGRRLLIRYRALTSQPLAFTGSYRLSIPRITGEVWAGQSVWDVQLPRNQILFIDPAGFTSQNQWTRGALGGLLWQRRPQQTPAELRQWLNFAEPTDAPSPSGGGHRYQFARLAPLRQLSVQTISWPMLIGIGSGLSLILGLMFQYVPATRNVLALLLIGCALAVVGIWYMTPVILLLQASVLGMVLAFISAMIQASIRRRRSTVVTMSSGSGIGSMAGSSFEQDVIGTAGSQTLVRPPSAAGSSPGQSIPSSTISGASE from the coding sequence ATGCTTTGCGCGCTTGGTCTGGCACTCTTCTGGGGATTCACGTCGCAGTCATTGAGCGCACAGCCACCAACCGATGGAAACAAGACGGCCCCCACAGCCACACAGCCCCAGACACGCTCCTCCTCGACTGCCCCCAACGAATCGTCTCGTACGATCATTTATTGGATCGACGAAACAGGAAAACGAATTCCTGTGCTACGGGGCGAACCGGGTGAGACCTTGGAACAGGCGCTCGACCGATTAAAAACAGACGAAACCGCGTCGAAACCTCCAGCTCCACAAACGGCGACGATCACTCGCATTGACCTTTCCGGAAAAGTCATCGGCGAGCGCGCCGAGTTGACCGCCGATTTCACGGTAGAAGTCTTGTCCGAAGATGCATTTGTGCCGATTCCGCTACGGATCCCCGAAGCGACCATTACCGGCGACGCGAAACATACAGGGCCCGGCAAATCGATCCCCGGCGGGATAGATGGCAAGGATGGTTACACATGGTGGTTGCGTGGCATAGGCGAACATCATCTGCAGCTCAACCTCAGTGTGCCTATCGAAGCCCGCTCTCCCAAGTTGCGGCTCAAAATTACGTTGCCACCGACAGCGGTCAGCAAATTCACATTGCAAGTCCCACAGCCACAGGTCTCGGCGACGGCTCAAAACAAGGATTCACGTTCGCAGCCGGTGATTTCAAAGATCGACGGATCGCAAATCGTCGTGCTTGGATTGGGAACAGCATTTGAATTGAGTTGGCAATCCACCAGCGTTGCCGAGCCGGGTAACTCGGTGCTTGAAGTTGAAAATACGATATCCGTCGATGTCGACAACGAGGCGGTTTTTGTCAAAGCGCAACAACGTCTCAATGCCATCGTTGGCACGGCAACGTTCAATGTTGTACGAGTCGATTTGCCAAAAAATGCCAAGTTACAAAGTTTGCACGGTTTGGATGTCGTCGGACATGCGGCCGATCCCGCTGCGCCGCAAACAATCATTATTCAACTTGCCAAACCGACACTCGGCCCAGTGGTATTGAATTGGCTCGTGGAATTGGACCATCCACAAGGTGTGACATCGCTGTTGGTGGAAGGTTTCAACGTGCACGAAGCGGTCCGTCAAAGCGGACTGATTGGAATGCGTAGCGATGCCGACCATCGTCTGGACATCGACGCCGATGCATCAAAATTCGTCAGACGCGTCGACGTCGCCTCGGTCAAAAATTACTTCGACTTCGAAGCAGCTCCCGATTCGGCTTTTCGCTTTAGCAAACAGCCGTTTCGATTGGTTACAAAAATTCGCAAGGTCGAACCGCAATTGACGGTCACACCGCAAGTCTTGCTTTCCTGCTCGGGTAGCGCGATCGACTTTGAGGGCACATTTCAATTTCGAGTCACCGGCGGCGAAATTGAAACAGTGGATATCAATTGGCCCGACTGGCAAAGAAATGGTTGGACGCTACAACCCTTTGAACCACAAGGCGAGATCGTGGAACGGTCCGAAGAGGGAAACCGTATCACGTTTCGATTGAAAAAGCGGACCGGTTCGGCGTTCACCGTCCAACTCAAAGCCCAACGGGCGATTTCCGACGAGAAGGAACCGCTCGATTTCGATTTACCCGCCGCCGAGGCCTCACGGCACCAAACGGCTGTTGTGATTGTCGCTATGAACGACAATGTGCAAATGCAGTTCGAACCCGAGGGAGGGGAAACTGTCGCACGTCTACTTTTAGAACCGCTGCCCGTTGCCTTGCGGCTTCCAGAAACGGTCCGTGATCGCCGTCATATTATTTATGAACTGGAATCGATCTCGCGACGATTTACCGGACGGTTATCGACTCACAAGAAGCTTGTGCAGACCAGCACGATTGTCAAGTTGATTCCCACAGCACCGCAAATGACCGTGCGACAGACCATCTCTTACACGGTCGCATGGGGCCGACAAGCCACGGTTTCACTGCTGGTCCCCAATTCCCTCAAAGGTCGCGTGCGGTTTACTTCAGATAGCGACGACGAATTACTGCCCACCCCGTCACAAGCCTCGTCGCTACCCGATTACCACCAAATCAATCTTCCGCTCAAAGCGCCCGGCACGCGGCGATTTCATGTGATTGCTGAATTTAATATCGACGACGTTGCCGTCGGGGAGCCAAGCGGCGAAGCAACAGTCACGCTGCCGTTCATCAAATCGCTCGACGGCGCATTCGCCTCAACCACAATCGAGACCGAACAATCGGCCAAAGTCCAAGTGCAATTTGAGCAGGAAGGCTGGCGACAGCAAACCGACGCAGCCGGGAATTCTACCTGGAGAACCAACCGCGACGTTATATCGATCCCGGTCACAATTCGCCGCATTGGCGGGCCGCTGGATCAACCGGGCATTGTGATCACAAAAGCATTAGCGCGCACAGAGATCGATGCCACTGGCACCGCTGAAACGCAATTGGTCTATGAGCTACAGCAGACCCCCGACCGGATTGAAATCACATTGCCGACTGGGCAAACACTCGTTGAAGTCCTCTGGAACGGCAATAAACTACAGCGCGAGTCGGTCGAATCAAGTTCCGAAGCACTGGATCGTTACGGATACAAAATCCAGCCGACCACTGACCGTGATGGGCGACGGTTATTGATTCGCTACCGGGCTTTGACCAGCCAACCGTTGGCATTCACTGGATCGTATCGGCTGTCCATTCCCCGCATCACTGGTGAGGTGTGGGCAGGGCAATCTGTCTGGGATGTCCAATTGCCTCGCAACCAAATCCTGTTCATTGATCCCGCTGGATTCACATCACAAAACCAGTGGACCCGCGGTGCGCTGGGTGGACTGCTGTGGCAGCGAAGACCGCAACAAACTCCGGCGGAATTGCGGCAATGGCTCAACTTCGCCGAACCAACCGATGCCCCGTCTCCTTCGGGCGGAGGACACCGTTATCAGTTCGCGCGGTTGGCGCCGCTACGGCAGTTGAGTGTGCAGACCATCAGTTGGCCCATGCTAATCGGCATCGGGTCCGGCCTTTCGCTGATTCTGGGTTTGATGTTTCAATATGTTCCCGCCACTAGAAACGTGTTGGCCTTACTCCTCATTGGCTGTGCCTTGGCGGTGGTGGGAATCTGGTATATGACGCCCGTGATCCTATTGTTGCAGGCCTCGGTCTTGGGAATGGTCTTGGCATTCATCAGCGCCATGATTCAAGCCTCCATCCGTCGTCGTCGCTCAACAGTGGTCACAATGTCCTCGGGAAGCGGTATCGGCTCGATGGCGGGATCCTCATTCGAGCAGGATGTGATCGGCACCGCCGGGTCCCAAACGCTGGTTCGCCCTCCCTCGGCGGCAGGCAGTTCTCCCGGCCAATCGATTCCCTCCTCGACGATTTCAGGAGCATCCGAATGA
- a CDS encoding adenylosuccinate synthase: protein MSATSVVGLQWGDEAKGKLVDILTLEHDIVVRYQGGNNAGHTVVFNGKTYKLSLLPTGILRSEKLSVIGPGLVVNPKALLSEMEAIRQQGIEIGENLIISDRAHVIFPHHMAEEAVLEASRKDDAIGTTMRGIGTCYRDKAGRTHAIRVGDLYHEASFRSRLESIVDQKNTIIQALSPGSETIDHAAVAEEYLEYARILKPHVTDTTARLHREITAGKRLLFEGAQGSLLDVDHGTFPFVTSSNSSAAGIHNGSGVPQRHIERMIGIVKAYTTRVGGGPFPTELDNEIGQLIRDTGNEYGTVTGRPRRCGWLDAVATGYSARVCGVDCIAVTLLDVLSELDEIQICEAYEINGQRTTDVPSHVEDLALVKPIFRTLPGWKTDITGARTLEDLPANARKYLDNVAELVGVPVEFISIGPDREQTIII, encoded by the coding sequence GTGTCGGCAACTTCAGTCGTTGGATTACAGTGGGGTGACGAGGCCAAGGGGAAGCTCGTCGATATTTTGACCCTTGAGCACGATATCGTCGTGCGCTACCAAGGGGGCAACAATGCCGGCCATACTGTCGTCTTTAACGGCAAGACCTACAAACTGTCGCTCTTACCGACGGGCATTTTGCGCTCGGAGAAATTGTCGGTGATCGGGCCGGGTTTGGTCGTGAATCCTAAAGCCCTGCTCAGCGAAATGGAGGCGATTCGCCAGCAAGGGATCGAGATCGGCGAGAACCTGATCATCAGCGATCGCGCTCATGTCATTTTCCCGCACCACATGGCCGAAGAAGCGGTGCTTGAAGCCAGCCGCAAAGACGATGCGATCGGCACCACGATGCGGGGCATTGGCACCTGCTATCGTGATAAAGCGGGACGCACGCATGCGATTCGGGTAGGCGATTTGTACCACGAAGCTTCTTTCCGCAGTCGGCTGGAAAGTATCGTCGACCAGAAAAATACGATCATCCAAGCCCTGTCGCCTGGCTCTGAGACGATTGACCATGCGGCTGTGGCGGAAGAGTATTTAGAATACGCCCGCATACTCAAACCGCACGTGACCGACACGACGGCGCGGCTGCATCGCGAGATCACCGCCGGCAAGCGGTTGTTGTTCGAAGGGGCCCAAGGCAGTTTGCTGGATGTGGATCACGGTACGTTTCCGTTTGTGACGTCGTCGAATAGTTCCGCAGCTGGAATTCACAACGGCAGCGGCGTGCCGCAACGGCATATCGAACGCATGATCGGCATCGTCAAGGCGTACACCACACGCGTCGGCGGCGGCCCGTTTCCTACGGAACTGGACAACGAGATCGGCCAGTTGATTCGCGACACCGGCAACGAGTACGGCACGGTCACCGGACGTCCACGACGTTGCGGCTGGTTGGATGCCGTGGCGACCGGTTACAGCGCCCGAGTCTGCGGCGTCGATTGCATCGCCGTCACGCTGTTGGACGTGCTCAGCGAACTGGACGAAATCCAGATTTGCGAAGCCTACGAAATCAACGGCCAACGAACGACCGATGTTCCCTCGCATGTCGAAGACTTGGCGTTGGTCAAGCCGATCTTTCGCACGCTGCCGGGTTGGAAAACCGACATCACCGGTGCACGTACGCTTGAAGACTTGCCAGCCAACGCACGCAAGTATCTGGACAACGTCGCCGAGTTGGTCGGTGTCCCCGTGGAATTCATCTCCATCGGTCCTGACCGCGAACAGACGATTATTATTTGA
- a CDS encoding inositol monophosphatase family protein, giving the protein MSDTQFVDAAVRAARLAGAVLQEWADKFTVKHKSHAADLVTEADLAAQNVIYDALHGQFADHGFLGEEGLQHDGGTSQYRWVIDPLDGTSNYVHGYPAYAVSIGLEHQDELVAGVIFDPNQDEMFTAAKGQGAALNGKPLQVSDADQLSQSMLVASFPPGVKRDGPEIARFLNVLPQAQTIHRTGSAALNLAYIAAGRMEGYWSTSLKPWDMAAGVLIVREAGGQVTACNGQPWVLEDADLLVTNGTAIHAELIELLT; this is encoded by the coding sequence GTGAGTGATACACAATTTGTTGATGCCGCCGTCCGGGCTGCGCGATTGGCCGGGGCTGTTTTGCAGGAGTGGGCCGACAAATTCACGGTCAAGCACAAATCTCACGCCGCCGACTTGGTGACTGAAGCAGATTTGGCTGCGCAAAACGTGATTTACGACGCGCTACACGGACAATTCGCCGATCACGGCTTTCTGGGCGAAGAAGGTTTGCAACACGACGGCGGGACCTCCCAATATCGCTGGGTCATCGATCCGCTAGATGGCACCTCCAACTACGTGCACGGTTATCCCGCCTATGCGGTTTCCATTGGATTAGAACACCAAGACGAACTGGTCGCTGGTGTGATTTTTGATCCGAATCAGGACGAAATGTTCACCGCCGCAAAAGGGCAGGGGGCAGCCCTAAACGGCAAGCCGCTGCAAGTCAGCGACGCCGATCAACTGTCCCAATCCATGTTGGTGGCAAGTTTTCCCCCTGGTGTGAAGCGAGACGGACCAGAGATCGCTCGGTTTTTGAACGTTTTACCGCAGGCGCAAACCATCCATCGCACGGGATCAGCGGCCCTCAACCTGGCCTACATCGCCGCAGGGCGGATGGAGGGATATTGGTCAACCAGTTTGAAGCCGTGGGACATGGCAGCCGGGGTACTGATTGTCCGAGAGGCAGGGGGACAAGTCACCGCCTGCAACGGTCAACCTTGGGTGTTGGAAGATGCCGACCTGCTGGTAACGAATGGCACGGCAATTCATGCGGAATTGATTGAATTGCTAACGTGA
- a CDS encoding metal-sulfur cluster assembly factor — MADEAALLEALKDVIDPELMINIVDLGLIYAIEDDDGKVSVDMTLTSPACPAGPQLMQQAKMALENLEDVSEAEIKLVMAPPWSPERMTDDARDHLGMF, encoded by the coding sequence ATGGCTGACGAAGCCGCGCTGCTTGAAGCACTCAAAGATGTCATTGATCCGGAGTTGATGATCAATATTGTTGACCTGGGATTGATTTATGCCATCGAGGATGATGACGGCAAAGTTTCGGTTGATATGACGTTGACTAGCCCCGCTTGCCCCGCTGGTCCGCAATTGATGCAACAGGCGAAAATGGCGCTTGAAAATCTGGAAGATGTGAGCGAAGCCGAGATCAAACTGGTCATGGCACCGCCTTGGAGTCCAGAGCGTATGACCGACGATGCCCGCGATCATCTGGGGATGTTTTAG